The genome window GATCCGTGCGTGGATTTTACGTAACCTACCGGCAAGCATTGCACACGGTGCTGGTATCGGTATCGGTTTATTTTTACTGTTAATCGCCGCGAACGGCGTGGGCTTAGTGGTTGGCAATCAAGCGGGTTTACCGGTAAAAATGGGTGATTTTACCTCATTCCCAGTCATTATGGCATTACTTGGCTTAGCGGCAATTATCGGTTTAGAGCGTTTAAAAGTTAAAGGCGACATTTTATGGGTGATTATTGCGATCACAATCATCAGCTTAGTGTTTGATCCGAACGTAAAATATGCCGGCTTCTTCAAAATGCCTAGCTTCGGAGAAAATTCTCAATTCTTAAATCTTGATGTGATGGGTGCATTAAATACTGCAATTTTACCTGTTGTATTTGCATTGGTGATGACTGCTATCTTTGACGCAACCGGTACAATTCGTGCGGTAGCGGGTCAAGCGAATTTATTAGATCAAGACGGTCAAATTATTAACGGTGATAAAGCCTTAACGTCAGACTCATTAGGTTCTGTACTTTCAGGATTATTCGGTACTGCCCCAGCGGCGGTTTATATTGAATCAGCGGCAGGTACGGCGGTGGGCGGTAAAACCGGTTTAACCGCAGTCGTTGTCGGTATCGGTTTCTTATTAATGTTATTTTTCCAACCGCTTGCGTTTTTAGTACCGGGTTATGCAACGGCACCAGCATTAATGTACGTCGGTTTATTAATGTTAAGTAATGTATCAAAACTAGACTTCGATGATTTTGTCGGTGCAATGTCAGGCTTGGTGTGTGCGGTATTTATCGTATTAACTGCTAATATCGTCACCGGTATTATGCTTGGCTTTGCGGCGTTAGTGATCGGTCGTATTATTTCGGGCGAATTTAAAAAACTCAACGTCGGTACGGTAATCATTGCGATTGCGTTAGTGGCTTTCTACGCATTTGAATTAGCCATTTAATCCACAAAAAGACCGCTTGTAAGCCGGTAATAAGGCAGACAAGCGGTCTAATTCTTTTAAAAATTTGCAAATCAAACTGCTTTAATAATTCTGCGGTTTCAAATACTGGTAATCCCATCACTCCAGTAAAACTGCCTGATAATCGCTCAACAAACACTCCTCCAAATTGCTGAATACCATAAGCACCGGCTTTATCCATCGGCTCATCGGTTGCAATATAAGCATAAATTTCAGCATCACTTAATGATCTAAAACTCACTTCACTAGTATGCAGACATTCAATTTGCTTACCTTGATAACTAATGCAAACAGCGGTAAATACTTGGTGTGTTCTGCCCGATAACATTTTCAGCATTATAAAAGCATCTTGCTCGTCTTTCGGTTTACCGAGAATTTTGCCGTCAACTGAAACAGTCGTATCCGCCGTCAAGATCGGGTGTTCTGCAAGATTTTCCGCCATTCTGACCGCTTGTGCCGCTTGGTTCTTTTGTTTCGCAATCCGTAAGCAGTATTCATCTGCTTTTTCCCCAATTTGCGGCGATTCATCAATTTCACTCGATAAACGAAGCAAATCCAAGCCTAAATTTTGTAACAATTCCCAGCGACGCGGGCTATTTGATGCAAGGTAAATCTGTTTATTTTTCATTAGCGTCTGTCCTTTTCTAAATTTATTACATAACATTTTATTATATAAAATAGGTATTTATATGCATAAAATGTTAAAAAATCTTTGCATTTAAGGGAGTTTAACCTTTATTATTCAACAAAATAGATTACTCTCTATAAGGAACTTATAATATGTCAAAATTTCAAATTCATACGATTGAAACTGCACCGGAAGCAAGACAAGAAGCATTAAAAGCAGTACAACAAGCCAACGGTTTTATTCCAAATTTAATCGGTGTATTAGCTAATGCTCCAACTGCGTTAGAAACTTATCGTACGGTAGGTGGCATTAACGGCCGTAATAGCTTAACACCGCTTGAACGTGAAGTAGTACAAATTACGGCGGCAGTAGTAAACGGTTGTGGATTCTGTGTTGCCGGTCATACTAAAATTTCTTTAAAAGCATTAAATGCACCAAAAGAAATTGTTGATCAAATTCGTGCAACCGCACGTATTTCAGATCCGAAATTAGATACATTAGCTCGCTTCACGCTTGCGGTAATGCTACAGAAAGCAAAATTAACGGAAGCACAATTAAATGAGTTTTTTGTCGCCGGCTATAACCAACAAAATGCGATTGATGTGATTTTAGGCGTGAGCTTAGCGACATTATGTAACTACGTAAATAACATTGCCGAAACACCAATCAACCCTGAATTACAAGATTTTGCTTAATATATTCATTTTCTTATTTTAGAAAAGCGGTTTGTTTTTGTATAAAAATTCAAAAGCAGACCGCTTTTTTTATTCTTTATATTGCCTTGAAGCAAGCTATTTTTGGGGTGAGTGATAATGTTGAGTGTCTTTATGTGTAATCATAGGCATTTACTTGATGATTAACGCTATTTTTGCATATCTTCAAACCTTAAAAAAGGATAGAATCCTATCGTTCTTATTTTATGAGTAAAGCGTATGAAATCAGAAAAACGATTTTTTAAATGTATTGCGATTGTTGGTAAGCCTCGCCATGATATTGCATTAGAAACGCATTTGGCGGTATATAATTGGCTAAAGGATCGTCGTTATGAGGTGTTAGTCGAAAAAAACATTGCCCATCAACTTAGTTTACCTGACGGAAAGAGTTTAGATGAGATTGGCAAACAAGCTAATTTGGTTATTGTGATTGGTGGTGACGGCAATATGCTTGGTATGGCTCGTCAATTGGCAAAATATAAAGTGCCGTTAATAGGTATTAATCGGGGAAATCTTGGCTTTTTGACAGATATTGCCCCTCATTCTACTTTTGAACAGCTTTATAATTGTATTGAGAGAGGTGAATTTGTGATTGAAGAACGTTTCTTGTTAGAGGCTCGTATTGAACGAAACGGTAAGATTATCGCTTCTAATAATGCCCTCAATGAAGTGGTTGTTCACCCAACTCAGGTGGCTCGTATTATTGAATTTGAAGTTTACATTGATGGAAAATTTGCATTCTCACAACGTTCGGACGGATTAATTATTAGTACACCGACCGGCTCAACCGCTTACTCACTGTCTGCTGGTGGACCGATTTTAACACCGAATATGAATGCAATCGCACTTGTTCCAATGCACCCTCATACGCTTTCTTCCCGTCCGTTAGTGATTGATGGCGATAGTCAGATTTCATTACGCTTTGCCCAATATAACCAACCAAGCTTAGAGGTGAGTTGTGATGGACAATATGATCTGCCGTTTACACCAGAAGATCGTATTATTGTGACGAAAAGTCCGGATACTTTACATTTATTACATTTAAGTGATTACAATTATTTTACGGTACTAGGTTCAAAATTAGGTTGGTCGAGCAAATTATTTTAGTCTAAAAAAAGACTATCCGAATAGGTAATAAGTGTGTAAAATGCGACTAAATTTTCAAAGCAAACGTTTGCGTAGGCAAAAATATCGCATTTCTAACTAAACTAAAGAGAGGAAAGCACCAATGTTTAGCACAAATATGAACATCAAAAGTTATGACGCTGAGTTATGGGCGGCGATTGAAGGCGAAAATCGTCGTCAGGAAGAGCATATTGAATTGATTGCATCTGAAAACTATGCAAGTCCGCGAGTAATGGAAGCACAAGGCTCACAATTTACTAATAAATATGCAGAAGGCTATCCGGGTAAGCGTTATTACGGTGGTTGTGAATATGCAGACATTGTTGAGCAATTAGCGATTGATCGTGCAAAACAATTATTCGGTGCGGATTATGTAAACGTACAGCCTCATTCTGGCTCACAAGCTAATGCGGCGGTATATATGGCATTATTACAGCCACATGATACGATTTTAGGTATGAGCCTTGCACATGGCGGACACTTAACACATGGCGCATCAGTAAGTTTCTCCGGTAAAATTTATAATGCGGTACAATACGGGATTACAGATGAAGGTTTAATTGATTATGAAGATGTTCGTCAAAAAGCATTAGAATGTAAACCGAAAATGATCGTTGCAGGTTTTTCGGCTTATTCTCAAGTAATCGATTGGGCTAAAATGCGTAAGATCGCCGATGAAGTGGGAGCTTATTTATTTGTAGATATGGCCCACGTAGCGGGTTTAATTGCCGCTGGCGTTTATCCGAATCCACTTCCACATGCTCACGTTGTGACAACTACCACACATAAAACCTTAGGCGGTCCTCGTGGCGGATTAATTCTTTCTGCTTGTGGAGATGAAGACATTTATAAAAAACTGCAATCAGCGGTATTCCCAGCAGGACAAGGCGGTCCATTAGTACATATTATTGCGGCGAAAGCGGTTTGTTTTAAAGAAGCTCTTGAACCGGAATATAAAATCTATCAGCAAAATGTTGTGAAAAATGCAAAAGCGATGGTGGAAGTATTCAAACAACGCGGTTATGAAGTAATTTCAAATGGTACGGAAAACCATCTTTTCCTGGTGAGCTTTGTTAAACAAGGTTTAACCGGTAAAGCGACGGATGCGGCATTGGGTCAGGCAAATATCACAGTGAATAAAAACTCGGTGCCGAATGATCCACAAAAGCCGTTTGTTACTTCAGGGATTCGTGTCGGTACACCTTCAGTGACTCGTCGTGGTTTTAACGAAAATGATGTGCGTGAACTTGCCGGTTGGATGTGTGACGTTTTAGACAGTATCGGCAAAGATAATCATGAACAAGTGATTACGGAAACGAAAGCAAAAGTATTAGCAATTTGCCAACGTTTACCAGTATATCCAAAATAAGAATATCATAATCATTTAAAGATCAAGCGGTCAGATTTTTGCAAAATTTTGTAGGAATCTGACCGCTTATTTGCATTTTGTGATAGAATCTACTCGTTTTACTATTCACCCAAGGTTGGGGTGATGTAAAACCAAATTGTCAAAAAAGATTCAAATCAGACCGCTTGTCAGCGGTTTTTATTTTTTAATCAACAAGTCACCTCTCGTATGGGTGACCACTGTAACAAGGATATAAAAATGCCTATTATCACTTTACCAGACGGCTCACAACGCCAATTCGATAATCCCGTTTCTGTAATGGAAGTTGCACAATCAATCGGTGCAGGCTTAGCGAAAGCCACGATTGCCGGTCGTGTAAACGGCGAACGCCGTGATGCGTGTGACATCATTTCTGAAGATAGCTCACTTGAAATTATTACCGCAAAAGATGAAGACGGTTTAGAGATCATTCGTCACTCATGTGCACACTTATTAGGTCATGCGATCAAACAATTATTCCCAGATGTAAAAATGGCGATTGGTCCAACAATCGACAATGGCTTCTATTATGATGTGGATTTAGATCGCTCGCTCACACAAGAAGATTTAGATGCGATTGAAAAGCGTATGCTTGAGCTGGCTAAAACCAACTATGACGTGGTGAAAAAACGCGTGAGCTGGCAAGAAGCGCGTGATACGTTTGAAAAACGTGGCGAACCGTACAAAATGGCGATCTTAGATGAAAATATCGAACGCACTGCAACGCCTGCGTTATATCATCACGAAGAATATATTGATATGTGTCGTGGTCCGCACGTACCAAATATGCGTTTCTGCCACCATTTCAAATTACAAAAAGTTGCAGGCGCATACTGGCGTGGCGACAGTAAAAACAAAATGTTGCAACGTATTTACGGCACTGCTTGGGCAGATAAAAAACAATTAGCGGAATACTTAACTCGTTTAGAAGAAGGCGCAAAACGTGACCACCGCCGTATCGGTAAAGCGTTAGATTTATACCATATGCAAGAAGAAGCACCGGGTATGGTGTTCTGGCACAATGACGGTTGGACGATTTTCCGTGAGCTCGAAACTTTCGTACGTACTAAATTAAAAGAGTACGATTACCAAGAAGTAAAAGGTCCGTTTATGATGGACAGAGTGCTTTGGGAGCGTACTGGTCACTGGCAAAATTATGCGGATTTAATGTTCACTACGCAATCTGAAAACCGTGAATATGCAATCAAACCGATGAACTGCCCGGGGCACGTTCAAATCTTCAATCAAGGTTTAAAATCATACCGTGACTTACCAATCCGTATGGCGGAATTCGGTTCATGCCACCGTAACGAGCCATCTGGTTCATTACATGGCTTAATGCGTGTACGTGGTTTTACTCAAGATGATGCACATATTTTCTGTACCGAAGATCAAATTGAAAGCGAAGTAACCAGCTGTATCCGTATGGTTTACGACATTTACAGCACTTTTGGTTTCAGCAACATTCAAGTGAAACTTTCAACCCGTCCTGAAAACCGTATCGGTGATGATGTGATGTGGGATCGTGCAGAAGACGGCTTAGCAAAAGCTTTAACGGCAAACGGTTTAAGCTATGAAATCCAAGAAGGCGAAGGCGCATTCTACGGTCCGAAAATTGAGTTTGCATTACGTGACTGTTTAGATCGTGAATGGCAATGCGGTACAATTCAATTAGACTTCGCATTACCGGGTCGTTTAGATGCGTCTTATGTGGCGGAAGATAACGGTCGCCGTACACCGGTTATGATTCACCGTGCGATTTTAGGTTCTATCGAACGCTTTATCGGTATTATTACCGAAGAATACGCTGGCTTCTTCCCAACGTGGTTAGCACCGACTCAAGCGGTGGTAATGAACATTACCGATAGCCAAGCGGACTATGTACAGAAAGTAACGAAAGCATTATCGGATGCGGGTATCCGTGCGAAATCAGACTTACGTAATGAAAAAGTCGGCTTTAAAGTACGTGAACACACCTTACGTCGAGTACCTTATATGCTTGTGTGCGGCGATAAAGAAATCGAAGCAGGCAAAGTATCGGTACGTACCCGTAAAGGTGCAGATTTAGGCACATTCACGATTGAAGAATTTGTTGAAATCCTTAAAAACCAAGTGAAAGCTCGTGAACTTAAATTATTAGGCGAAGAGTAATTTCATTATTTGTAAAAGGGCGGTCAAATTTGACCGCTTTTTTTATATCTATCAAAAGCTAAAATCCTGTTAGATTATTTATGTCTGTGGAATATTTATTTTTGAGCGTATTGTTATGTTATTTATTGTAAATTTAGGTTTGTGTTTTTAGGTAAAATAAATATAATTAAGAATCATTCTTATTAAAAGGAGATTCATATATGAGAAAAATAAATAAACAAATCTTATTATGCAGTTCTATTACGCTCTTATTTCAAGCGGAAGCCCATGCTTCGGTATCGGAACAGTTAGATATGATAGATGTCATTGGGGAAACTGAAATAAATATTCGAGAGAAAAAAGTGGGAGAAACAAAGATCTCTGCTAAAACCATTAAAAAGCGACAGGTGGCGGACGGTAAAGATTTAGTTCGCTATGAAACCGGCGTCACTGTAGTCGAAAATGGACGTTTTGGAAATAGCGGTTTTGCGATTCGTGGTGTGGATGAAAATCGAGTAGGGATAATGATTGATGGTCTGCGTCAGGCAGAAACGTTATCTTCGCAAGGATTTAAAGAATTATTTGAAGGATATGGAAATTTTAATAATACGAGAAATGGTATCGAAATAGAAAATACGAAAATGGCAACCATCACAAAAGGGGCTGATTCAATTAAATCAGGGAGTGGTGCATTAGGTGGTTCGGTACTGTTTGAAACCAAAGATGCTCGAGATTATTTGATTAATAAAGATTACTATTTGAGTATGAAAAAAGGTTATCAAAGTATGAATAACCAAGATATGTACTCAATGACGGCGGCAGGTAGATATAAGGGGATTGATGCTTTAGTGGTACATACTAAGCGTAATGGGCATGAAACAGAAAATTTTAGCTATAAAAATGAGGACGATCAGCTTGTAGGGAAAGCAAGAGAGAAAACCGATCCTTATCATATTAAGCGTGAAAGTACGCTAGTCAAATTAGCATATCAACCGAATGAAAATCATCGTTTCGGTGTGGTTTATGATTCCTCTAAGTTAGCTTCAAAAGGGAAAGATCTATCCTATACATTAAGACCTACACAATATTCAAAAGACGAACGTTATGGAGAACGTTTAACGAATGATAAATCCAACCGAAAAAATATTCAGTTTACCTATGAAAACTTTGTACCTACATCGTTATGGGATTATGCCAAAATATCATTTTCATCACAAAAAATTACGAATAATGCTCGTACGGATGAATATTGTTTTTCCTCAAAATGTAAACAAGTCGCAAATCCTAAGCGACTCCATTTTGAAAATAAAGATGGCGTTAATATGATCGTTGACGGTAATGGACAAGCAATTAGCGGTAAAGGCGAAACTCAAGGTTGGTCGACTGAGAGTGTGTATTTTGATGCCTCGGGAAATAAACTCAGTTCGCTTGGCGATTATAGAGAATATCGAGTTAATAATATTTATATTGATTGTAGTAAGCAAGATTGTTCGAAACCTTACCGTGTATTTTTGAAAAAAGATAAAGAATATGAGGATAAATATACTTTCGTTGATAGAACACTCAAGATTGAGACGATTAATGGTAAGAAATATGGTTCAGTGATTCCTCAAACAGGTCTGAAATACGGTTGGTTGACAACAGAAGAAGAACTCTTTTTTGTTTTACCTCATTCTGCAGGATACAGCCGTAATGATTATAACGATAGGGATTTAAATACGGATACACGGCAAATTAATTTAGATTTTGACAAAGCATTTTCTTTATGGGGCTTTGAACATAGTGTGAAATATGGCGGAGTTTATAGCCAAACCAAGAAAAATATGTTGAATAAAGATGGTTATATCGGCGGCAATATACAATGGTGGGCGAATGATTTCTTTTGTGGCGAATCAAATAACGATTATCCGGTAACTTATACACCTCGTCCTGATCAGTGGGCGACAACTGGTAACTGTACGGGGGAATATCGTTATAAAATAAATGGACGTTATAGCTATTTATTACCGGTAAACAACCAAAATCAGACTTTTCATTTTGGGGATAATGTCAAGATAACGGATTGGCTAGGATTTGATCTGAATTATCGTTATGACAGAGAAAAGCAGAAACCAGCGTATGACGATAAAATCCCAGTACCAAAAGGTATGATTGCCGGTATTTTTGTGCCATTGCCGGGAAATGCTTATGGACCTAATGCGGATTGTGGTTATAACACGGAATGTATGAATCAGAATTTGCAACAAAATTTATCTCATCTCTTACAGA of Actinobacillus arthritidis contains these proteins:
- a CDS encoding carboxymuconolactone decarboxylase family protein, which translates into the protein MSKFQIHTIETAPEARQEALKAVQQANGFIPNLIGVLANAPTALETYRTVGGINGRNSLTPLEREVVQITAAVVNGCGFCVAGHTKISLKALNAPKEIVDQIRATARISDPKLDTLARFTLAVMLQKAKLTEAQLNEFFVAGYNQQNAIDVILGVSLATLCNYVNNIAETPINPELQDFA
- a CDS encoding TonB-dependent receptor domain-containing protein; this translates as MRKINKQILLCSSITLLFQAEAHASVSEQLDMIDVIGETEINIREKKVGETKISAKTIKKRQVADGKDLVRYETGVTVVENGRFGNSGFAIRGVDENRVGIMIDGLRQAETLSSQGFKELFEGYGNFNNTRNGIEIENTKMATITKGADSIKSGSGALGGSVLFETKDARDYLINKDYYLSMKKGYQSMNNQDMYSMTAAGRYKGIDALVVHTKRNGHETENFSYKNEDDQLVGKAREKTDPYHIKRESTLVKLAYQPNENHRFGVVYDSSKLASKGKDLSYTLRPTQYSKDERYGERLTNDKSNRKNIQFTYENFVPTSLWDYAKISFSSQKITNNARTDEYCFSSKCKQVANPKRLHFENKDGVNMIVDGNGQAISGKGETQGWSTESVYFDASGNKLSSLGDYREYRVNNIYIDCSKQDCSKPYRVFLKKDKEYEDKYTFVDRTLKIETINGKKYGSVIPQTGLKYGWLTTEEELFFVLPHSAGYSRNDYNDRDLNTDTRQINLDFDKAFSLWGFEHSVKYGGVYSQTKKNMLNKDGYIGGNIQWWANDFFCGESNNDYPVTYTPRPDQWATTGNCTGEYRYKINGRYSYLLPVNNQNQTFHFGDNVKITDWLGFDLNYRYDREKQKPAYDDKIPVPKGMIAGIFVPLPGNAYGPNADCGYNTECMNQNLQQNLSHLLQNKSYKHHSYSLGVNLDPTDWLRLQFKYSNGFRAPTSDEIYMTFKHPSFSISPNTRLNKEVAKTKEVAMTWYKDQSFLTFNLFRTDYKDFIDLVFMGEKFVDIGSAIKYPFYQNQNLDYARVQGFEINSRFSLGDFYQALQGFHLGYKLTHQKGRINGHRPMNVIQPTTSVYSLGYSGLDDKYGVDFFLTDVSAKKAADTYNMYWENQSKDSDFLVKGERVKDSYIPWRNKHYTVLDMIAYSKPLKNLTITFGVYNMLNQRYITWDSARSIRPLGTINRIDHNTGAGFRRFYAPGRNFRFTTELTF
- the thrS gene encoding threonine--tRNA ligase — encoded protein: MPIITLPDGSQRQFDNPVSVMEVAQSIGAGLAKATIAGRVNGERRDACDIISEDSSLEIITAKDEDGLEIIRHSCAHLLGHAIKQLFPDVKMAIGPTIDNGFYYDVDLDRSLTQEDLDAIEKRMLELAKTNYDVVKKRVSWQEARDTFEKRGEPYKMAILDENIERTATPALYHHEEYIDMCRGPHVPNMRFCHHFKLQKVAGAYWRGDSKNKMLQRIYGTAWADKKQLAEYLTRLEEGAKRDHRRIGKALDLYHMQEEAPGMVFWHNDGWTIFRELETFVRTKLKEYDYQEVKGPFMMDRVLWERTGHWQNYADLMFTTQSENREYAIKPMNCPGHVQIFNQGLKSYRDLPIRMAEFGSCHRNEPSGSLHGLMRVRGFTQDDAHIFCTEDQIESEVTSCIRMVYDIYSTFGFSNIQVKLSTRPENRIGDDVMWDRAEDGLAKALTANGLSYEIQEGEGAFYGPKIEFALRDCLDREWQCGTIQLDFALPGRLDASYVAEDNGRRTPVMIHRAILGSIERFIGIITEEYAGFFPTWLAPTQAVVMNITDSQADYVQKVTKALSDAGIRAKSDLRNEKVGFKVREHTLRRVPYMLVCGDKEIEAGKVSVRTRKGADLGTFTIEEFVEILKNQVKARELKLLGEE
- the glyA gene encoding serine hydroxymethyltransferase, which gives rise to MFSTNMNIKSYDAELWAAIEGENRRQEEHIELIASENYASPRVMEAQGSQFTNKYAEGYPGKRYYGGCEYADIVEQLAIDRAKQLFGADYVNVQPHSGSQANAAVYMALLQPHDTILGMSLAHGGHLTHGASVSFSGKIYNAVQYGITDEGLIDYEDVRQKALECKPKMIVAGFSAYSQVIDWAKMRKIADEVGAYLFVDMAHVAGLIAAGVYPNPLPHAHVVTTTTHKTLGGPRGGLILSACGDEDIYKKLQSAVFPAGQGGPLVHIIAAKAVCFKEALEPEYKIYQQNVVKNAKAMVEVFKQRGYEVISNGTENHLFLVSFVKQGLTGKATDAALGQANITVNKNSVPNDPQKPFVTSGIRVGTPSVTRRGFNENDVRELAGWMCDVLDSIGKDNHEQVITETKAKVLAICQRLPVYPK
- a CDS encoding NAD(+) kinase: MKSEKRFFKCIAIVGKPRHDIALETHLAVYNWLKDRRYEVLVEKNIAHQLSLPDGKSLDEIGKQANLVIVIGGDGNMLGMARQLAKYKVPLIGINRGNLGFLTDIAPHSTFEQLYNCIERGEFVIEERFLLEARIERNGKIIASNNALNEVVVHPTQVARIIEFEVYIDGKFAFSQRSDGLIISTPTGSTAYSLSAGGPILTPNMNAIALVPMHPHTLSSRPLVIDGDSQISLRFAQYNQPSLEVSCDGQYDLPFTPEDRIIVTKSPDTLHLLHLSDYNYFTVLGSKLGWSSKLF
- a CDS encoding NCS2 family permease → MSLFKFEERGTNTRQEIIAGLTTFLAMVYSVIVVPGMLSQAGFPAESVFIATCLVSGLGSILIGLWANAPMAIGCAISLTAFTAFSLVLGQGISIPVALGAIFLMGILFTLISVTGIRAWILRNLPASIAHGAGIGIGLFLLLIAANGVGLVVGNQAGLPVKMGDFTSFPVIMALLGLAAIIGLERLKVKGDILWVIIAITIISLVFDPNVKYAGFFKMPSFGENSQFLNLDVMGALNTAILPVVFALVMTAIFDATGTIRAVAGQANLLDQDGQIINGDKALTSDSLGSVLSGLFGTAPAAVYIESAAGTAVGGKTGLTAVVVGIGFLLMLFFQPLAFLVPGYATAPALMYVGLLMLSNVSKLDFDDFVGAMSGLVCAVFIVLTANIVTGIMLGFAALVIGRIISGEFKKLNVGTVIIAIALVAFYAFELAI